The genomic stretch CAGGCCTCTCTCGCGGCTCGAATCCGCGGCCCTGACGCAGAGGGCGTTGCGGGAGGCGGCGCTTTGGGATGAAGTGAAGGACCGTCTCGACGAGCCGGCGGCGAAATTATCCGTCGGGCAGCAACAGCGACTTTGCCTCGCGCGCGCGCTGGCCCTGGACCCTGAGATTCTCTTGATGGACGAACCCACGAGTTCACTTGACGAGAAGTCCGCTGACGCCGTCGAACAACTGATTCTGAAGTTGAAAGCCACGCGAACCATCGTCCTCGTGACGCACAATCTGGGCCAGGCACGTCGCGTTGCCGACGTGCTTGCGAGAATCGAGCCGCGCGAGGGAGTGGGCGAAATTGTCGCCACCGGCTCATGCGCCGAGGTGCTGGGAGCGCGCGATCCTGCGGCTCGGTAGTGGAGATTATGGAGCCGTGCGACAACGGGCAAGGGTGCTGCCAGGGCGAAGGCATTCACCCAGGGCGGGCCCTGGACCGGGAGGGCGAGGTTCCACCCGAGCCGGTCGGGCAGATGGGTGCGAGCGGCAGCGCCGTGAACGGCGCGCCCCGACAACTTGCGGATGCGCCGGTCGTGATGTGCCGCGCCGATCTGGGCTCCATTCCGCTTGAGATTTCGAGGCCGGAGGGCATGATGCGCGGC from Verrucomicrobiota bacterium encodes the following:
- a CDS encoding ATP-binding cassette domain-containing protein is translated as MGDSPSTRGTPSGRGSDSPALLEVRGLNVFAGSRHLLREVNLSIAPRQAFGLVGPSGAGKSTLLRCLNRLIELDSSLRVEGDILLRGRSIRSPEVDADALRARVGMLFQQPVVFPVSIRRNVLFGVRHLRPLSRLESAALTQRALREAALWDEVKDRLDEPAAKLSVGQQQRLCLARALALDPEILLMDEPTSSLDEKSADAVEQLILKLKATRTIVLVTHNLGQARRVADVLARIEPREGVGEIVATGSCAEVLGARDPAAR